A portion of the Homalodisca vitripennis isolate AUS2020 chromosome 2, UT_GWSS_2.1, whole genome shotgun sequence genome contains these proteins:
- the LOC124354856 gene encoding thrombospondin type-1 domain-containing protein 4-like, with amino-acid sequence MWYLSFVTVLLLGVGCNGSIRREDACTVCKGSNSTCRLVSGIFTRPQLPMGYNLITQLPQSACNLTITELKQSRNYLALRRIDGSFVLNGNWAINWSGDFEASGTPFSYTRDDDHHIESIHSPGPLIEPLDLMVIYQQPNPGIKYQYQLPMVRAEHAAKESVIAPPLLRHPASPNHVPEDHKAVDNGVNTRLNHPVFPYGNSAPARDIPPYAGDEAVKPRPKRKRKFAWKITGFTECSKSCGGGIQTAVIACVREHNQLTVTERRCAAFEKPSPQSVRCNLKPCVAEWVGGEWSECSVTCGEGVQTREILCRQEITTTLIMTVADGACLTPPSPLLHRIRTCQRPPCPLDSTRTDYPPSDAQWHMGLWSECSATCGLGVRTRSVTCPTSGCNPADRPPAESVCDMGPCQSHPAVGAPDSSDTTQPLWFYTEWTQQCSEGCGTGVQTRKVHCSAGDWHHCAADTQPDSSRACSSDKLCGSQWFTGPWGHCTVSCGWGRQSRSVMCLSKTQGHVSIINEDHCLAAEKPATEQPCQVEPCDAEWYTADWSQCSRSCDTGVERREVRCLDERQHVSDRCQDLTKPPSRRSCNTHKCSAASGSHVESETQKTTQSDSDSHFGKAGDQPQQPPPPSISDDPGCSDKFHNCHLVVQARLCKYKYYRSSCCQSCHNKL; translated from the exons GGTGTTGGGTGCAATGGCTCAATCAGGAGGGAGGATGCCTGCACAGTCTGCAAGGGCAGCAACTCCACGTGTCGACTGGTGTCCGGAATCTTCACAAGACCTCAGCTGCCCATGGGGTATAACCTCATCACTCAACTGCCTCAGTCTGCTTGCAACCTCACTATCACAGAGCTCAAGCAGAGTAGGAACTACCTTG CCCTGCGAAGGATTGACGGTAGTTTTGTCCTGAATGGCAACTGGGCCATCAATTGGTCTGGGGACTTTGAGGCAAGTGGCACTCCCTTCTCCTACACCCGTGACGATGACCACCACATAGAGTCCATCCACTCGCCCGGACCTCTCATTGAACCTCTGGATCTCATG GTGATATACCAGCAGCCCAACCCTGGTATCAAGTACCAGTACCAACTGCCCATGGTACGCGCTGAACACGCTGCCAAGGAGTCAGTCATTGCTCCACCTCTCCTCAGGCATCCTGCAT cACCAAACCATGTACCTGAAGATCACAAAGCAGTTGATAACGGAGTTAATACAAG GCTGAACCACCCTGTGTTTCCATATGGTAACTCAGCCCCAGCCAGAGACATACCCCCGTACGCTGGTGATGAAGCAGTCAAGCCTCGACCCAAACGCAAACGGAAGTTTGCTTGGAAAATCACAGGATTTACTGAGTGTTCTAAGTCCTGTGGTGGAG GGATCCAGACGGCTGTGATTGCTTGTGTAAGAGAGCACAACCAGCTGACTGTGACCGAAAGACGATGCGCTGCTTTCGAGAAACCATCGCCCCAGAGTGTCCGATGCAATCTTAAACCGTGTGTGGCAGA GTGGGTAGGAGGAGAGTGGAGTGAGTGCTCAGTGACCTGTGGCGAGGGAGTACAGACTCGGGAAATCCTCTGTCGCCAAGAGATCACAACAACTTTGATCATGACTGTGGCTGATGGAGCATGTCTTACTCCCCCCTCCCCTCTACTACACAGGATCCGAACTTGTCAACGACCTCCCTGCCCCCTCGACTCGACCCGTACTGACTACCCTCCTTCTGATGCCCAGTGGCACATGGGCCTCTGGAGTGAA tGCTCAGCAACATGTGGACTGGGGGTAAGGACAAGGTCAGTTACATGCCCCACCAGTGGCTGTAACCCAGCCGATCGACCACCCGCTGAGTCAGTGTGTGATATGGGCCCCTGCCAGTCCCATCCTGCAGTGGGAGCCCCTGACTCCTCAGACACGACACAGCCCCTGTGGTTTTATACAGAGTGGACACAACAG TGTTCCGAAGGCTGTGGAACAGGGGTGCAGACACGCAAGGTGCACTGTTCAGCTGGGGATTGGCATCACTGTGCTGCCGACACACAGCCTGATAGTTCACGTGCCTGTTCCAGTGACAAGTTATGTGGCAGTCAGTGGTTCACTGGCCCCTGGGGTCAT TGCACGGTGAGCTGTGGATGGGGCAGACAGAGCAGAAGTGTCATGTGCCTCTCCAAGACTCAGGGACATGTCAGTATCATCAATGAGGACCACTGCTTGGCAGCAGAGAAGCCAGCCACTGAACAGCCTTGTCAGGTGGAGCCTTGTGATGCTGAGTGGTACACTGCTGACTGGTCACAG TGTTCCAGGTCCTGTGACACTGGTGTAGAAAGGCGAGAGGTAAGATGTCTGGATGAGCGTCAGCATGTCTCAGACAGATGTCAAGATCTCACTAAGCCCCCTTCCCGTAGATCCTGTAACACTCACAAGTGTTCAGCAGCCTCTG GTAGTCATGTAGAGTCTGAAACTCAAAAGACTACACAGAGTGACAGTGACAGTCATTTTGGGAAAGCAGGAGATCAACCCCAACAGCCACCCCCACCTTCCATCTCAG ATGATCCTGGGTGTTCGGATAAATTCCACAACTGTCATCTGGTAGTGCAGGCACGCCTGTGCAAATACAAATACTACCGCAGTTCCTGCTGCCAGTCATGCCACAACAAGCTTTAG